Proteins encoded together in one Deltaproteobacteria bacterium window:
- a CDS encoding dicarboxylate/amino acid:cation symporter: protein MPLHTRILIGLIVGVVAGSASRLLFGDDPHLQQFVTYFAEPFGRLFMRLIFMLVIPLLFSALALGVAGLGDVRTLGRVGVKTFLYTIFATALSVFLGLTLVNVFRPGDGLTPETRAALQQASNTPTPPPLLAAGENPVLKILYAIVPDNPLRAAAQGEMIAFMFFCLMFGIGIALSPPAKMEPLLNVLEGLYEVVMRLIELAMRLAPYGVAALLFTLTARFGLDVLKPLLAYMIVVIGGLCLQLFVTYSIILRVLGGMSPGFFFRQVSEVMATAFSTSSSNATLPTALRVTQEKLGVPRDISSFVLTLGSSANQNGTALFEGVTILFLAQFYGVELSFGSQVLVVLFSVLAGIGTAGVPGGSLPLMVPILQSVGVPGEGIGVIIGVDRILDMSRTVLNVTGDITAAVVVANSEGRMPATEQGKRL, encoded by the coding sequence TTGCCGCTCCACACCCGCATTCTTATCGGCCTGATTGTTGGCGTCGTCGCTGGCAGTGCAAGTCGCCTGCTCTTCGGTGATGATCCACATCTGCAGCAGTTCGTCACCTATTTCGCCGAGCCATTTGGCCGCCTATTCATGCGGCTCATTTTCATGCTGGTAATTCCGCTGTTGTTCTCAGCACTGGCATTAGGAGTCGCCGGACTCGGTGATGTACGTACGCTCGGACGGGTGGGGGTAAAGACATTTCTATACACGATCTTTGCCACAGCATTATCGGTCTTTCTCGGATTAACGTTGGTCAATGTTTTTCGCCCAGGTGACGGCCTCACCCCAGAAACCCGAGCAGCCCTGCAGCAGGCCAGTAATACCCCTACCCCTCCCCCCCTACTCGCAGCCGGTGAAAACCCTGTCCTCAAAATCTTGTATGCGATTGTCCCCGACAACCCTCTCCGGGCTGCAGCCCAAGGAGAGATGATTGCATTCATGTTTTTCTGCCTGATGTTTGGCATCGGCATCGCCCTCTCGCCACCGGCAAAGATGGAACCGTTGCTGAATGTCCTTGAAGGACTCTATGAGGTGGTCATGCGCCTGATTGAACTGGCTATGCGCCTGGCCCCGTATGGAGTCGCCGCTCTCTTGTTTACGTTGACCGCGCGGTTTGGTTTGGATGTTCTCAAGCCACTCCTGGCATACATGATCGTTGTGATCGGCGGGTTATGCCTCCAGTTATTTGTTACCTATTCCATTATTCTTCGCGTCCTTGGCGGAATGTCGCCCGGCTTCTTCTTTCGACAAGTATCTGAGGTGATGGCCACGGCATTTTCTACCAGCTCTAGCAACGCAACATTACCAACAGCACTCAGAGTGACACAAGAGAAACTCGGAGTGCCGCGCGATATCTCCTCGTTTGTCTTGACACTCGGCTCATCGGCGAATCAGAACGGCACCGCATTATTCGAAGGCGTAACCATTCTTTTTCTTGCCCAATTTTACGGCGTCGAACTCTCATTCGGCTCACAGGTGCTTGTCGTATTGTTCTCAGTGCTTGCCGGGATTGGCACTGCGGGCGTGCCGGGCGGATCGCTTCCTCTCATGGTACCGATTCTCCAGTCGGTGGGGGTTCCAGGTGAAGGAATCGGCGTTATCATTGGTGTCGATCGCATTCTCGATATGTCGCGCACTGTGCTGAATGTCACTGGCGACATTACCGCTGCGGTGGTGGTGGCGAATTCTGAGGGGAGAATGCCAGCAACAGAACAGGGAAAAAGATTATGA
- a CDS encoding vanadium-dependent haloperoxidase → MGIADAVATSWTAKFDWLFWRPGDAIRFTGDDGNPATTPDPLWLPRTSGTPPGVFGGTPEHTSGTSTFAGAASAILAGFYCTDKIPFSFEAEGTNPTTRSYSSFSQAANEAGRSRIYGGIHFEFSNQAGRNAGNGVGHEIVNTRLRRAGQCFGVFCQCPQL, encoded by the coding sequence ATGGGCATCGCCGATGCGGTTGCTACCTCATGGACGGCAAAATTTGACTGGCTCTTCTGGCGCCCTGGCGATGCGATTCGTTTTACTGGAGATGATGGGAATCCAGCAACAACGCCAGATCCACTTTGGCTTCCCCGCACGAGTGGGACACCTCCTGGAGTCTTCGGTGGCACACCAGAACACACTTCTGGCACTTCAACGTTTGCAGGCGCGGCATCAGCCATTCTGGCGGGTTTTTATTGTACCGACAAAATCCCCTTCTCGTTTGAAGCCGAAGGAACTAATCCGACGACACGTTCGTACTCCAGCTTTAGCCAGGCGGCCAACGAGGCGGGCCGTTCACGCATCTACGGTGGAATTCACTTTGAGTTCAGTAACCAAGCGGGACGAAATGCTGGCAATGGCGTCGGTCATGAAATTGTCAATACGCGCTTACGTCGTGCCGGTCAGTGTTTTGGTGTCTTCTGTCAGTGCCCGCAACTCTAA
- a CDS encoding 4a-hydroxytetrahydrobiopterin dehydratase, translating into MALSQAEIQGKLRALPGWELIKNKGMQKKFTLGTFKDALAFVNKVGELAEQSDHHPDITINYNKVTLSLISHDVGALTTRDFDLAGHIEKIEKA; encoded by the coding sequence ATGGCGTTGTCACAAGCAGAAATCCAGGGAAAGTTACGTGCTCTCCCTGGCTGGGAACTGATAAAGAACAAAGGCATGCAAAAGAAATTCACCTTGGGGACTTTCAAAGACGCTCTGGCATTTGTCAATAAAGTCGGTGAACTCGCTGAACAATCAGATCATCATCCTGACATCACTATCAATTACAACAAAGTCACGTTGAGCTTGATCTCTCATGATGTTGGTGCTCTGACAACGCGAGACTTCGACCTCGCCGGACATATCGAGAAGATCGAAAAAGCCTAA
- a CDS encoding 2-hydroxychromene-2-carboxylate isomerase, translating into MSCIEFWFEFGSTYSYPAALRIERVVRDAGLAIIWRPFLLGPIFKEQGWNDSPFNLYPAKGCYMWRDLARICADLEIPLRQPTTFPRNSLLAARLTCWFQTESWIPEFIRQVYLANFGRDRDIADAKEILSILEGLNQPLDILSVAESPEAKAKLRAQTEQARALGIFGAPSFVVEQELFWGNDRLEAAVAWAQRKGKSAV; encoded by the coding sequence ATGAGTTGTATTGAATTTTGGTTTGAATTTGGAAGCACGTATTCCTATCCAGCAGCTCTCCGAATTGAGAGAGTGGTCCGCGATGCGGGCCTAGCAATCATTTGGCGTCCATTCCTGCTTGGACCCATTTTCAAGGAGCAAGGGTGGAATGACTCGCCTTTCAATCTCTACCCCGCGAAGGGGTGCTATATGTGGCGGGACTTGGCGCGCATCTGCGCTGACCTCGAGATTCCCCTGCGGCAACCAACGACATTTCCCAGAAACTCCTTGTTGGCGGCTCGCCTCACGTGTTGGTTCCAAACAGAGAGCTGGATCCCTGAGTTCATTCGTCAGGTGTACCTGGCAAACTTCGGACGGGATCGAGACATTGCGGATGCGAAAGAGATTCTTTCAATTCTCGAAGGTCTTAATCAGCCGCTTGACATCCTTTCAGTTGCGGAGTCGCCCGAGGCGAAGGCAAAGCTTCGCGCTCAAACCGAACAAGCGCGAGCCCTTGGCATTTTCGGAGCCCCCAGTTTTGTGGTCGAGCAGGAGCTTTTCTGGGGAAACGATCGCTTAGAGGCCGCGGTCGCGTGGGCTCAGAGAAAAGGGAAGAGTGCCGTCTAA
- a CDS encoding DUF3047 domain-containing protein, which produces MSCITHDRRAAQNAGRRTGMRRTVIVALIGILGSMSLGYAESQPSGDEMLLIENFDTDIPLSFPAQWVVRGDEATAKAVYSVGEENGNRFLRAYADRQDVQIGLSRSVKLKQFPALQWRWRVKQLPTGADERAEKTNDSGAAVYLVFDSTLMPRAIKYVWSSSLPVGTRMKSPVYWRSRVVVLQSGNTRVGEWQQETINYYQDYKDFFGEEPGKLIGIAVLTDSDSTSSIAEADYDDFLFLTEHGADTVQARNKTLQIAPAMMGGQ; this is translated from the coding sequence ATGTCATGTATCACCCACGACCGGCGAGCCGCACAGAACGCGGGGAGGAGGACGGGCATGAGGCGGACCGTTATCGTCGCACTCATCGGTATTCTTGGGTCGATGTCTTTAGGGTATGCGGAAAGCCAACCTTCAGGGGACGAAATGCTCTTGATCGAGAATTTTGATACCGACATCCCCCTCTCGTTTCCTGCGCAGTGGGTAGTGCGCGGCGACGAGGCGACCGCAAAGGCAGTCTATAGTGTTGGGGAAGAGAATGGGAATCGCTTTCTTCGTGCCTATGCCGACAGACAAGATGTCCAAATCGGACTCTCGCGGTCAGTCAAGCTGAAGCAGTTTCCGGCATTGCAATGGCGTTGGCGGGTGAAGCAACTGCCAACTGGTGCAGACGAGCGTGCAGAAAAGACCAATGACTCAGGAGCAGCCGTGTATCTCGTCTTTGATAGCACCCTGATGCCACGAGCAATAAAATATGTGTGGAGTTCGAGTTTGCCAGTGGGCACACGGATGAAGAGCCCTGTATATTGGCGCTCGCGTGTTGTGGTTCTACAAAGTGGCAACACCCGAGTTGGCGAGTGGCAACAAGAAACCATCAATTATTATCAAGACTACAAAGATTTCTTTGGCGAAGAGCCCGGAAAGCTCATCGGGATTGCTGTGCTCACCGACTCAGACTCAACGAGTAGTATTGCCGAGGCAGACTATGACGACTTTTTGTTCCTCACTGAACACGGCGCGGACACTGTGCAAGCGCGGAACAAAACGTTGCAGATTGCCCCAGCAATGATGGGTGGGCAGTAG
- a CDS encoding disulfide bond formation protein DsbA, with protein sequence MTIKRITHYFDYKSPYAYLAQADTFQLQDDYDVEVDWVPYTLDIPSYLGSAKVDATGKVLEEARNAHQWRRVKYSYMDCRREANRRGLVIRGTQKIFDSSIAHIGLLYAKRHGNFRPYHNTVYGRFWRRELDIENPAVIQAVLQEGGIDSAGFLDYLKGEGRHEHDRLRNAAEEIGIFGVPSYLVNGELFWGNERLVRVQEKLEQAGVRRK encoded by the coding sequence ATGACCATTAAAAGGATTACCCACTATTTCGACTATAAGAGCCCGTATGCGTATCTGGCTCAAGCTGACACATTTCAACTGCAAGACGACTACGATGTCGAGGTTGATTGGGTACCGTACACACTCGATATCCCCAGCTATCTGGGGTCAGCAAAAGTCGACGCCACCGGGAAAGTGCTGGAAGAAGCGCGCAACGCCCACCAGTGGCGACGGGTGAAATATAGCTACATGGACTGCCGTCGAGAGGCGAATCGGCGCGGGTTAGTCATTCGCGGCACGCAGAAGATCTTCGACTCCTCCATTGCGCATATCGGCCTGTTGTACGCCAAGCGTCATGGCAATTTTCGCCCCTATCATAACACCGTGTATGGGCGCTTCTGGCGAAGAGAACTCGATATTGAAAATCCTGCTGTTATCCAAGCTGTCCTTCAAGAAGGTGGCATCGATAGCGCCGGGTTTCTTGACTACCTCAAAGGTGAAGGACGCCACGAACACGATCGACTGCGGAATGCTGCCGAAGAAATAGGCATATTTGGTGTGCCGAGTTACCTGGTAAACGGAGAACTCTTTTGGGGCAACGAACGCCTCGTACGAGTACAAGAGAAGTTAGAGCAAGCAGGGGTGAGACGGAAATAG
- a CDS encoding PAS domain S-box protein, whose amino-acid sequence MGTVESCLGGTMKDIDKNPVQLLSDVVQLRRQIAQLEQIRDELHTSEERWRLAARGSADGVWDWTLQDNSVYFSPRWKEMLGFSDEEIPNDIEEWRKRIHPDDTEETARRIDAHLQKKTDSCMTEFRMQCKDGSYKWILGRGQAVWDEAGNAIRMVGTHTDLTERKREEEALRSSEERWQLAVSGGNDAIWDWKVATNEVYFSPRWREMLGYEPHEFPDEFSEWESRIHPDDKTHALHDLERYFIGETPFYSNEHRLRCKDGSYKWVYTRGKALRDQAGTVMRMTGALTDLTERKHAEEGLRISEERWQLATQGSNDGIWDWNLVTHEVYFSPRWKEIVGYEDHELLNQYEEWESRVHPDDLAATRAAINDHLVGKAPGYAHEFRMRCKDGEYKWIFSRAKALRDDNGKVTRMAGTHTDRTERRLTEDRLRLSDQVLSSIDNLVLVADEHGQIVYVNPAVTRLLGYTREEVLGDGWVNLTHPDEQSRAAVRTFYKAMIAGEQTVPLPKERQLLDKSGNVHWILWHEAKGPGKTLISVGTDITSRTRAEDAVKESEERYRFLAVNATDFISRHNPADAVNLYVSPSSKQLLGYEPEEMIGRSFLDWVHPDDCVTMAAAVAKIIRTPDTGLVTFRVRRKDGEYIWLESTTRGVRDPQTGKVNEIIGSARDVTERKHAEEELTNAKEAAEAANQAKSQFLASMSHEIRTPMNGVLGMSELLLGTDMSVKQRRFAETIHSSAETLLSIINDILDFSKIEAGKLELEHIDFDLRQTVEEVADLLAARAHKKGLELACRIHPDVPTAVRGDQHRLRQILTNLVGNAIKFTERGEVIIEVQSLKSKIQGQANAVSTLDLGPGTLDLRFSIRDTGIGLKPEALERLFQPFAQADGSTTRRYGGTGLGLAISRQLATTMGGDIGVESLYGTGSTFWFELPFALQAQPVTVHFSPGKELQSLRILIVDDNATNRDILHHQLESWGIRNNSAPGGTHALQLLYKAMVWKDPFDVAILDMHMPEMDGIQLAKHIKADEVLASTRLVMLTSAGQYGDAAAARNAGIEVYLSKPVRQSDLYNCLATVVGAPSTSPSTLQLPSVEPAPVVPRPGEHQTDVRVLLAEDNLVNQEVAVNMLELLGCQVTVASNGHEVLDALSRGSYDLVFMDCHMPEMDGFAATAAIRQQEGASRHTTIIALTANALDGDEEECLAAGMDGYLSKPFSQEKLQAILRKWIPAVQQRQEASSETVAVSAAPPSLTFASEPVIDEKTLAEIQLLQKPGKPNVLHKLIATYLADTPQRVAVLHAALEKGECQALQGVAHSLKGSSATLGLKRFATVCQMLEQYAREQNIPPARALSSAFESAYTSASVALRALLPNSAEQEPSASPQTTSVKSSLPPTVKTEEEPPQSAAPPVILLVEDNLVNQEVAVGMLEGLGYRVETADNGRAGLEAIIRKRYALVLMDCQMPEMDGYAATQAVRAREAAFRDTIPHLPIIALTANTMVGDREKCLSVGMDDYLGKPYNQEQLQEVLRRWMPTDQRLRDAA is encoded by the coding sequence ATGGGAACCGTGGAGTCTTGTCTAGGTGGTACGATGAAAGACATTGATAAAAATCCTGTGCAATTATTGAGTGACGTGGTGCAACTGCGGAGACAGATTGCCCAACTCGAACAGATACGCGACGAACTGCACACAAGCGAAGAGCGCTGGCGCTTGGCCGCACGTGGCAGCGCTGATGGCGTATGGGATTGGACCTTGCAAGACAACTCTGTCTACTTCTCTCCTCGCTGGAAGGAAATGCTTGGCTTCAGTGATGAGGAAATTCCTAACGACATAGAAGAATGGCGTAAGCGCATTCATCCTGATGATACAGAAGAAACAGCGCGGAGAATCGACGCTCATCTCCAAAAGAAGACGGATTCCTGCATGACGGAATTTCGTATGCAGTGCAAAGATGGCAGCTACAAGTGGATTCTTGGTCGAGGTCAGGCCGTCTGGGATGAGGCAGGAAATGCCATTCGTATGGTCGGAACCCACACGGATCTCACCGAACGTAAACGTGAAGAAGAAGCCCTGCGGTCGAGTGAAGAACGCTGGCAGCTTGCCGTTAGTGGTGGCAATGATGCGATATGGGATTGGAAAGTGGCGACCAATGAAGTGTATTTCTCGCCCCGCTGGCGTGAAATGCTGGGGTACGAACCACATGAGTTTCCCGATGAGTTTTCTGAATGGGAAAGTCGTATTCATCCTGACGATAAAACCCACGCCTTGCACGATCTTGAGCGATACTTCATCGGCGAGACACCCTTCTATTCCAATGAGCATCGTCTCCGATGCAAAGATGGCAGTTACAAATGGGTATACACACGAGGTAAAGCGCTCCGCGATCAAGCTGGGACTGTCATGCGCATGACCGGCGCTTTGACCGACCTGACCGAACGCAAACACGCTGAAGAAGGGCTCCGCATCAGCGAAGAGCGCTGGCAACTCGCCACGCAAGGCAGTAACGACGGGATTTGGGATTGGAATCTGGTTACACACGAAGTGTATTTTTCTCCACGCTGGAAAGAAATTGTCGGCTATGAAGATCATGAGTTGCTCAATCAATACGAAGAATGGGAGAGCCGTGTTCATCCCGATGATCTCGCTGCTACTCGGGCCGCGATTAATGATCACCTCGTGGGAAAGGCGCCAGGGTATGCCCATGAATTTCGTATGCGGTGTAAAGATGGCGAGTATAAATGGATCTTTTCCCGTGCAAAAGCGCTGCGTGATGACAACGGAAAAGTCACACGCATGGCGGGGACGCATACCGATCGGACGGAACGGAGATTAACCGAAGACCGGCTGCGACTATCCGATCAGGTGTTGTCCTCCATTGATAACCTCGTGCTCGTGGCGGATGAGCACGGACAAATTGTCTATGTAAATCCTGCCGTGACTCGGCTGCTTGGTTACACGCGCGAGGAGGTGCTTGGGGACGGCTGGGTGAACCTGACGCACCCTGATGAACAGTCTCGTGCTGCGGTACGCACGTTCTACAAGGCGATGATTGCCGGAGAACAAACAGTTCCCTTACCAAAAGAGCGACAGCTTTTAGACAAATCTGGGAATGTTCACTGGATTCTCTGGCACGAGGCCAAGGGGCCAGGAAAAACCTTGATCAGTGTCGGAACCGACATCACTAGTCGTACACGAGCAGAAGACGCGGTAAAGGAGAGCGAAGAACGGTATCGTTTCCTGGCGGTGAATGCTACAGACTTTATCTCCCGTCACAACCCGGCGGATGCGGTCAACCTGTACGTTTCACCTTCGAGTAAACAGCTGCTTGGTTATGAGCCAGAAGAGATGATCGGTCGGTCATTTCTCGACTGGGTCCATCCAGACGATTGCGTGACAATGGCCGCTGCCGTGGCAAAGATCATTCGTACGCCCGACACAGGGCTGGTCACTTTCCGTGTCCGTCGCAAGGATGGAGAATATATTTGGTTGGAGAGTACCACGCGCGGAGTGCGCGACCCACAGACAGGTAAGGTGAACGAAATCATTGGCTCAGCACGTGATGTCACCGAACGCAAGCACGCTGAAGAAGAACTGACGAATGCCAAAGAAGCAGCCGAGGCGGCCAACCAGGCGAAATCACAGTTCCTGGCCAGTATGAGTCATGAAATCCGCACGCCGATGAATGGAGTGCTAGGGATGAGTGAACTCCTCCTTGGTACAGATATGAGTGTCAAACAACGACGCTTTGCCGAAACGATTCACAGTTCTGCGGAGACGCTCCTCAGTATCATCAATGACATCCTCGATTTCTCAAAGATCGAGGCAGGAAAACTGGAACTCGAACACATCGACTTTGATTTGCGACAGACTGTTGAAGAAGTGGCTGACCTTCTCGCCGCTCGAGCACATAAGAAGGGGCTCGAACTCGCTTGCCGCATTCATCCTGATGTTCCTACGGCAGTCCGCGGTGACCAACACCGACTGCGACAGATTCTGACCAACCTCGTCGGTAACGCCATTAAGTTTACTGAGCGAGGGGAAGTCATCATCGAAGTCCAAAGTCTCAAGTCCAAAATCCAAGGTCAAGCAAACGCCGTGTCGACTTTGGACTTAGGACCCGGGACTTTGGACCTACGTTTCTCGATCCGCGACACTGGCATTGGCCTGAAGCCCGAAGCCCTAGAGCGATTGTTCCAACCCTTCGCTCAAGCTGATGGCTCGACAACGCGGAGGTATGGCGGAACGGGGCTCGGCTTAGCCATCAGTCGACAACTCGCGACCACCATGGGTGGGGACATTGGAGTTGAAAGTCTCTACGGCACAGGCTCAACCTTTTGGTTTGAGTTGCCCTTTGCACTGCAAGCTCAACCTGTCACCGTACATTTTTCGCCGGGGAAAGAACTGCAATCTTTACGTATCTTGATTGTCGATGACAATGCCACCAATCGTGATATTCTTCACCATCAGTTAGAGTCATGGGGAATTCGCAACAATAGTGCACCGGGTGGTACACATGCCCTCCAGCTTCTTTACAAAGCGATGGTGTGGAAGGATCCGTTTGACGTCGCCATCCTAGATATGCACATGCCAGAGATGGACGGCATTCAACTGGCAAAGCACATTAAAGCAGACGAGGTGTTAGCCTCGACGCGGCTCGTGATGCTGACCTCAGCGGGACAGTATGGTGACGCCGCCGCCGCGCGCAATGCGGGAATCGAGGTCTATCTGAGTAAGCCCGTGCGTCAGTCTGACCTCTATAATTGCCTCGCGACTGTTGTCGGTGCCCCTAGTACCTCTCCGTCCACTCTTCAACTGCCATCCGTGGAACCTGCACCAGTTGTTCCTCGACCAGGAGAACACCAAACCGATGTCCGTGTCCTGTTGGCTGAAGATAATCTAGTCAACCAAGAAGTTGCGGTGAATATGCTGGAATTGCTCGGTTGTCAGGTCACCGTGGCTAGCAATGGGCATGAGGTTCTCGATGCGCTGTCTCGTGGGTCCTATGACCTGGTGTTTATGGATTGTCACATGCCCGAAATGGACGGCTTTGCCGCCACTGCGGCCATTCGTCAACAGGAAGGAGCGAGCCGCCACACGACCATTATTGCGCTGACTGCCAATGCCTTAGATGGGGATGAAGAGGAATGTTTGGCCGCTGGGATGGATGGATATCTGAGCAAACCGTTCTCGCAGGAAAAGTTACAAGCGATTCTGAGAAAATGGATTCCCGCGGTCCAACAACGGCAAGAAGCTTCGTCTGAGACCGTCGCTGTCAGTGCAGCACCGCCATCCCTCACTTTTGCTTCGGAACCCGTGATCGACGAGAAAACGCTGGCGGAAATTCAACTGCTACAGAAACCGGGGAAACCGAATGTCCTGCACAAGTTGATTGCGACGTACTTAGCGGATACTCCGCAGCGGGTTGCAGTGTTACACGCAGCGCTCGAAAAGGGAGAGTGTCAGGCGTTACAAGGGGTAGCACATAGCTTGAAAGGCAGTAGTGCAACGCTTGGTCTCAAACGGTTTGCGACGGTTTGTCAAATGCTTGAGCAGTACGCCCGAGAGCAGAATATTCCTCCAGCTCGCGCACTTTCTTCAGCCTTTGAGTCTGCCTATACTTCCGCCAGTGTGGCGCTACGTGCGCTACTGCCGAACAGCGCTGAGCAAGAACCCTCTGCTTCTCCCCAAACAACCTCGGTGAAGTCTTCCCTTCCACCAACTGTGAAGACGGAGGAAGAGCCGCCCCAGAGCGCCGCGCCGCCGGTGATCCTGTTAGTGGAAGATAACCTTGTCAACCAAGAAGTCGCAGTAGGGATGCTGGAGGGGCTTGGGTATCGGGTCGAGACCGCTGACAACGGTCGCGCAGGGTTGGAAGCCATCATTCGCAAGCGTTATGCCTTGGTTCTCATGGATTGCCAGATGCCCGAGATGGATGGATACGCGGCCACCCAAGCCGTTCGTGCGCGTGAAGCGGCGTTTCGTGATACGATCCCACACCTCCCCATTATTGCGCTTACTGCGAATACGATGGTTGGTGACCGCGAGAAGTGTTTATCCGTAGGGATGGATGATTATCTCGGCAAGCCGTACAACCAGGAACAGTTGCAAGAAGTATTGCGGCGTTGGATGCCAACTGACCAACGCCTCCGCGATGCAGCGTAG
- the cobU gene encoding bifunctional adenosylcobinamide kinase/adenosylcobinamide-phosphate guanylyltransferase translates to MLVLGGARSGKSTYALQRAQSWSGRLVYVATAEAKDAEMKARISSHRAQRRSRRWITIEEPMGVVWQLKELDDSVGAVVLDCITLWVSNALLAKRRDELENQVAELVEEIPLFPFHFLAVSNEVGLGLVPDNPLGREYRDLLGTVNQQLAKVCTEVLFLAAGLPMKLKG, encoded by the coding sequence GTGCTTGTCCTGGGTGGAGCCCGGTCTGGAAAAAGCACCTATGCCTTGCAACGCGCACAGTCGTGGAGTGGACGGCTTGTGTATGTTGCGACGGCGGAGGCGAAAGATGCGGAAATGAAAGCGCGCATTTCGTCGCATCGTGCGCAGCGCCGGAGTCGGCGCTGGATTACTATTGAAGAGCCGATGGGTGTCGTCTGGCAGTTGAAAGAGTTGGATGACAGTGTCGGTGCCGTGGTGCTCGACTGTATCACACTGTGGGTGTCCAATGCGTTACTCGCGAAGCGACGTGATGAACTCGAAAACCAAGTCGCGGAGTTGGTCGAAGAGATCCCGTTGTTTCCATTTCATTTCCTTGCTGTTAGCAATGAAGTCGGACTTGGCCTAGTACCGGATAATCCGTTGGGCCGAGAGTATCGTGACCTGCTTGGCACGGTGAACCAACAGCTAGCCAAAGTATGCACAGAAGTCCTCTTTCTGGCAGCAGGACTACCGATGAAATTGAAAGGATAA
- the cobT gene encoding nicotinate-nucleotide--dimethylbenzimidazole phosphoribosyltransferase produces MNLLDATLREIQPLDMSLVVRVQRRLNSLTKPHGSLGRLEVLALRCASISGSERPRVDNKVLFVCCGDHGVCTEGVSAYPREVTAQMVYNFLRGGAAISVLARQFGINVQVVDLGVDHEFAIDLPGLVSRKVARGTANFVRAAAMSSSQAVQAIEVGIAVASDAIREGAQLIGVGEMGIGNTTSATAMLSVLSGIDPETLTGQGTGIDAKGRKRKVAVIKRALAYHKLSSSDPLRVLTAVGGYEIAGIVGMCLAGAALQVPVVIDGFIATAAAWVACALHPAVKDRLIFAHLSAEQGHHHVLAALEVEPLLNLYMRLGEGTGAALGMSLVDSAVRILNEMATFDEAGVAKGECGK; encoded by the coding sequence ATGAACCTTCTTGATGCTACCTTACGCGAGATCCAACCGCTCGACATGTCGCTCGTGGTCCGCGTCCAGCGACGACTCAATTCACTCACCAAGCCGCATGGGAGCCTCGGGCGATTGGAAGTGCTCGCACTGCGATGTGCCTCTATCTCTGGAAGTGAACGTCCACGGGTAGACAATAAAGTCCTCTTTGTCTGTTGTGGTGATCATGGGGTGTGTACAGAGGGGGTCAGTGCCTATCCGCGTGAGGTAACGGCCCAGATGGTCTATAACTTTCTGCGTGGCGGTGCGGCGATTTCAGTCCTGGCCCGACAGTTCGGGATCAATGTCCAGGTAGTCGATCTCGGCGTTGACCATGAATTTGCGATCGATCTGCCTGGCTTGGTTTCACGAAAGGTGGCGCGTGGAACCGCCAACTTTGTCCGCGCAGCGGCGATGTCTTCCTCACAGGCTGTTCAGGCCATAGAAGTCGGTATTGCCGTTGCCTCTGACGCTATTCGCGAGGGAGCCCAGCTCATTGGTGTTGGAGAGATGGGGATCGGGAACACTACGTCAGCGACCGCAATGTTGTCGGTATTGAGTGGGATTGACCCTGAAACGCTGACTGGACAGGGGACCGGAATCGATGCCAAGGGCAGAAAGCGGAAAGTGGCGGTCATCAAGCGAGCGCTGGCGTACCATAAACTCTCATCGAGTGATCCTCTGCGTGTTCTTACTGCGGTCGGTGGATACGAAATCGCAGGGATCGTTGGGATGTGTCTTGCTGGCGCCGCATTGCAGGTCCCAGTTGTGATTGACGGATTCATTGCCACGGCCGCGGCCTGGGTGGCGTGTGCCCTACATCCGGCGGTCAAGGATCGCCTTATTTTTGCCCATCTCTCTGCTGAGCAGGGACATCACCATGTGTTGGCCGCGTTGGAGGTGGAGCCCCTGCTGAACCTGTACATGCGCCTTGGCGAAGGCACCGGAGCGGCACTGGGTATGAGTCTTGTCGACTCCGCAGTCCGTATCCTCAATGAGATGGCAACGTTTGATGAGGCAGGTGTGGCAAAGGGGGAATGCGGGAAATAA